Genomic window (Mycobacteriales bacterium):
GGTCAACGCGGACGGGTTCCGCCGCGTGCCCGACGGCGAGATCGGCGAGGTGGTGGAGGCGATCGTCGCCGAACGTCACGAACGCCCGGGAGGCTGACCGCATGACGACGCCGTTCTACGTCTCGCCCGAGCAGTTCATGCGGGACAAGTCCGAGTACGCGCGCAAGGGCATCGCCCGCGGCCGCAGCGTGCTCGTGCTGTCCTACGCCGACGGCATCCTGTTCGTCGCGGAGAACCCGTCCACGGCGTTGCACAAGGTGAGCGAGATCTACGACCGGATCGCGTTCGCGGCGGTCGGTAAGTACAACGAGTTCGAGAACCTCCGCGTCGCCGGGGTGCGGCTCGCCGACCTGCGCGGCTACGCGTACGACCGGGCCGACGTGACCGGGCGGGCGCTGGCGAACGCGTACGCGCAGACGCTCGGCACGATCTTCACGACCGAGGCGAAGCCGTACGAGGTCGAGATCGTCGTCGCCGAGGTGGGGGACCGGCCGGACGGCGACCAGATGTACCGGCTCACCTACGACGGGTCGGTGGCCGACGAGAGCGGCTTCGTCGCCATGGGCGGCAAGGCCGAGGAGCTGGCGACGTACCTGCGCGAGCACCACACCGAGGGCCTGGCGCTCAAGGACGCGATGGACGTCGCCGTGCGCGCGCTGGCCGGCCAGGAGGCGCGCGACTTCGAGCCGGACTCGCTGGAGGTGGCGGTGCTGGACCGCACCCGGCCGCGCCGGAAGTTCAAGCGGCTGCTGGGGGAGCGGCTGGCCGGGCTGATGCCGG
Coding sequences:
- the prcA gene encoding proteasome subunit alpha produces the protein MTTPFYVSPEQFMRDKSEYARKGIARGRSVLVLSYADGILFVAENPSTALHKVSEIYDRIAFAAVGKYNEFENLRVAGVRLADLRGYAYDRADVTGRALANAYAQTLGTIFTTEAKPYEVEIVVAEVGDRPDGDQMYRLTYDGSVADESGFVAMGGKAEELATYLREHHTEGLALKDAMDVAVRALAGQEARDFEPDSLEVAVLDRTRPRRKFKRLLGERLAGLMPVREAPAVGGEAPPAT